The proteins below come from a single Gossypium raimondii isolate GPD5lz chromosome 2, ASM2569854v1, whole genome shotgun sequence genomic window:
- the LOC105788621 gene encoding peptidyl-prolyl cis-trans isomerase CYP26-2, chloroplastic encodes MLQNLKFLQSTPQLLQPPTSAAPLPQLHSTCFPILKQFKISRRELTICSNSSLLLLLGSQALESKAKAEESSPNDNQQKEENVATPNPNCSNKVPTKRAFLDIAIDGEPVGRIVIGLYGDDVPVGAARFGSIVSGAAGISYRRKEFVKIMPNYVQHGGLRSYGVDAELAKRSGSNLAVEKLREEWEREYEKCPGVKNLAGTVSILVRDPSKPPPKLKLVARKGKLEIDEEEIGTDPNGTEFVISIMDSPELDASALVIGQVLDGMEVVKRIGQVKTVQENTASPYFRVAKLIGDKRAVVAERSFNRPYAKVVINNCGLMD; translated from the exons ATGTTACAGAATCTTAAATTCTTACAATCCACCCCACAGCTACTTCAACCTCCAACTTCAGCTGCCCCTCTCCCACAGCTCCATTCCACTTGTTTTCCCATTCTGAAACAGTTCAAAATCTCCCGGCGAGAGCTTACAATTTGTAGCAACTCCTCACTGCTTCTTCTCTTAGGTTCTCAAGCCCTTGAGTCTAAGGCAAAGGCTGAAGAAAGTTCACCCAACGACAATCAACAGAAAGAAGAGAATGTTGCTACCCCTAATCCTAACTGCAGCAACAAAGTTCCTACCAAACGAGCTTTTCTTGATATAGCAATTGATGGAGAGCCCGTTGGCCGCATTGTTATTGGACTATATGGAGATGATGTTCCGGTAGGGGCAGCCAGGTTTGGTAGTATAGTTAGTGGAGCTGCTGGAATTAGCTACAGACGAAAAGAGTTCGTTAAGATTATGCCAAACTACGTGCAACATGGTGGGTTGAGATCATATGGTGTTGATGCTGAGCTTGCCAAGAGAAGTGGAAGCAATCTGGCCGTTGAAAAATTGCGAGAGGAGTGGGAGAGAGAGTATGAAAAGTGTCCAGGAGTTAAGAACTTGGCTGGAACGGTGAGCATACTGGTGAGGGATCCCTCCAAGCCGCCTCCCAAGCTAAAGCTGGTTGCACGAAAGGGGAAGCTGGAGATTGATGAAGAGGAGATTGGAACCGATCCTAATGGCACAGAGTTTGTGATTTCTATCATGGATTCACCAGAACTGGACGCTTCTGCTCTTGTAATTGGACAAGTGTTGGATGGAATGGAGGTTGTAAAGAGAATTGGACAAGTCAAGACTGTTCAAGAGAACACTGCTTCTCCTTATTTCAG AGTGGCCAAGCTAATAGGCGATAAAAGAGCTGTTGTGGCAGAAAGAAGCTTCAATCGTCCCTACGCAAAGGTGGTAATCAACAACTGTGGCTTGATGGACTGA
- the LOC105789664 gene encoding serine/threonine-protein phosphatase 7 long form homolog: MGGCLTLLQSWALDWMPFLASVTHQPYVYPLVNRWSIYPGIERSHTVPIYRLMIEQHVGEGFIWMPYRRPEIITVIPSSAYVHFEMWCTNAPIINFNVVEWYHGDRVLRQFVCIQYIPDQPCEVGAVHGINKRGKLQLDWRVKHQKFVALWNDRMGRRPQMVMAYSLQPSLEYIQWYYSCRKPYILGGQSTVVPSHMQRPRGSYQRAPRGELGDHDPERARA, encoded by the exons ATGGGCGGATGCCTTACATTGCTGCAGTCCTGGGCGCTCGATTGGATGCCATTTTTGGCATCGGTTACTCACCAACCATACGTTTATCCACTAGTGAacag gtGGAGTATTTATCCGGGTATCGAGAGGTCGCACACTGTCCCGATATACCGACTCATGATCGAACAGCATGTCGGGGAAGGG tttatatggatgccATATCGTCGCCCCGAAATTATAACTGTGATACCCTCGTCTGCATACGTTCATTTTGAAATGTGGTGCACTAACgcaccaattataaatttcaatgtagTCGAGTGGTATCACGGGGATcgagtgctacgacagtttgtTTGCATCCAATATATCCCGGATCAGCCATGCGAGGTGGGGGCGGTTCACGGCATCAATAAGAGAGGAAAACTGCAGTTGGATTGGAGGGTTAAGCACCAAAAATTTGTTGCGCTGTGGAATGATCGGATGGGTCGAAGACCTCAGATGGTTATGGCATATTCATTGCAACCATCATTAGAGTACATACAATGGTACTATAGTTGCAGAAAGCCATATATACTTGGAGGCCAGTCAACTGTAGTCCCCTCGCACATGCAGCGACCTAGGGGATCGTACCAGCGTGCCCCGAGAGGCGAGCTCGGCGATCATGATCCCGAACGAGCCCGAGCGTAA